The following coding sequences are from one Dehalococcoidales bacterium window:
- a CDS encoding helix-turn-helix transcriptional regulator, with translation MEESNFGQFLRSLRKRQGMSLRDVEKEYGVSNAYISQMEKGDRPPPRPDILRKLARAYKVTVRELLMRAGYLDEPEVTATDEERIEAAFQYAMADPDYKLGTRIRGEDLDVKGKRGVVITYETLSGKRILTI, from the coding sequence ATGGAGGAATCAAATTTCGGCCAGTTCCTGAGGAGTCTGCGAAAAAGACAGGGCATGTCTTTACGCGACGTCGAGAAGGAATACGGCGTCTCCAACGCCTATATCTCCCAGATGGAGAAGGGGGACAGGCCGCCCCCGCGGCCGGATATCCTGAGGAAGCTGGCCCGGGCCTACAAGGTAACGGTGAGAGAGCTTCTCATGAGAGCCGGTTACCTGGACGAACCGGAGGTTACCGCTACCGATGAAGAGCGGATCGAAGCCGCTTTCCAGTACGCCATGGCTGATCCGGATTACAAGCTGGGCACCCGGATCAGGGGCGAGGATCTCGATGTTAAAGGTAAAAGGGGCGTTGTTATCACCTACGAGACTTTGTCAGGAAAAAGGATACTGACCATCTAA
- a CDS encoding ImmA/IrrE family metallo-endopeptidase: MTAPGSLGDLCRYVLDYEEGRYADDPVRLGDVFREYAVIQRTPSLAKTITFVRSLGIKIEAVDYLKSGGTNMTANGYWYIHYSAEDRPATQKFTIFHELFEVIQKNIDAMDSSYSLMKEPQMSQSADRFAAAALIPPRFFLGRAGATGCDLVKLGEDLELSHQCLLIALGQHFVDIPLVGVLYEHRLDGATGEDTEIDDFVVTVVVKTPRARRIRDLCGLQNVPARNSHPRVGSLVCAAVTGGHPLLWRSTHIEDSPAILVRPLLSAGRKPYRVILLAVPVEEFGMISYQVEGIEPLPVNGDISCPSETKCRKSHDCIWRSRGGYL, translated from the coding sequence ATGACTGCACCGGGTAGCCTGGGGGATCTCTGTCGTTATGTTCTGGACTATGAAGAAGGCCGGTATGCCGATGACCCCGTGCGCCTGGGGGACGTCTTCAGGGAATACGCCGTAATTCAGCGCACCCCGAGCCTGGCAAAAACCATCACCTTCGTGCGCTCTCTCGGTATCAAGATCGAGGCGGTGGACTATTTGAAGAGCGGCGGCACCAACATGACAGCTAACGGGTACTGGTATATCCATTATTCGGCTGAAGACAGGCCGGCAACCCAGAAATTCACCATCTTCCACGAGCTTTTTGAGGTTATTCAAAAGAATATCGACGCCATGGACTCCAGCTACAGCTTGATGAAGGAACCGCAGATGAGCCAGTCTGCCGACCGTTTTGCCGCGGCGGCGCTGATACCGCCGCGTTTCTTTTTAGGCAGGGCCGGTGCGACAGGCTGCGACCTGGTGAAGCTCGGCGAAGACCTTGAGCTTTCACACCAGTGCCTGCTCATTGCCCTCGGACAACATTTCGTAGATATCCCCCTGGTCGGCGTCCTCTATGAACATCGTCTGGATGGCGCTACAGGTGAAGATACCGAAATTGACGATTTCGTGGTTACAGTGGTGGTAAAGACGCCGCGAGCCAGACGGATAAGGGACCTCTGCGGGCTGCAGAATGTGCCGGCCCGCAACAGCCATCCCCGCGTTGGGTCACTTGTCTGCGCTGCCGTAACCGGCGGTCATCCGTTACTCTGGCGAAGTACCCACATTGAAGATTCGCCCGCTATACTCGTGCGTCCTCTCCTTTCCGCTGGACGGAAGCCTTACCGGGTGATACTCTTAGCTGTACCTGTTGAAGAGTTTGGCATGATCTCTTACCAGGTAGAAGGAATCGAGCCGCTACCGGTTAACGGAGATATTTCATGCCCATCGGAGACAAAATGCCGTAAATCTCATGATTGTATATGGAGATCAAGAGGAGGTTATCTATGA